A window of the Buchnera aphidicola str. Sg (Schizaphis graminum) genome harbors these coding sequences:
- the aspS gene encoding aspartate--tRNA ligase, with protein MRTKYCGNIRIIDLHKSVILCGWVHKIRNFSQFIFIDMRDWTGIVQLVFEKKNNKVFTKAVNLKNESCIQVIGIVKKRNANNNNLDTGEIEILVNKIKVFNISKNLPLDYSNNSNDDIRLKYRYLDLRRSELLENLKIRNKITHLIRIFMENKNFLDIETPFLTKSTPEGARDYLVPSRNYPGNFYALPQSPQLFKQILMISGIDKYYQIVKCFRDEDLRSDRQPEFTQIDIEASFVSSTKIRNLVETLIKKIWLKVINYNLNKFPKISFYDSMKRYGSDKPDLRNPMEIVDISDIVIEEKVASFFQINLKKKNRIALLCFGQGNKISQKKIDEYSNYVKKFGAKKLFYIKINKIENRFQDIQSSIKNILDKNTLENILRKTNAKNGNILFLLADEEKIVNKSLGMLRIKLGNDFIFFKKNTWKPVWIVDFPMFKQNSDGKFSSNHHPFTALKKNNQNKLEKNPNLAISDSYDLVINGYEIGGGSVRIHDAKIQKKVFNIIGIEKQFQREKFGFLIEALKYGPPPHAGIALGLDRIVMLLTNTNNIRDVIAFPKTTSANCLMTDSPSKLKKSILNELGINILKK; from the coding sequence ATGCGTACTAAATATTGTGGAAATATTAGAATAATTGATTTACATAAATCAGTGATTTTATGTGGTTGGGTACATAAAATAAGAAATTTTAGTCAATTTATTTTTATTGACATGAGAGATTGGACAGGTATTGTCCAACTTGTTTTTGAAAAAAAAAACAATAAAGTTTTTACAAAAGCTGTAAATTTAAAGAACGAATCTTGCATTCAAGTTATAGGAATTGTCAAAAAGAGAAACGCTAACAATAATAATCTCGATACTGGAGAAATAGAAATATTAGTAAATAAAATAAAAGTTTTTAATATTTCAAAAAACCTGCCATTAGACTATTCTAACAATAGTAATGATGATATACGATTGAAATATCGTTACTTAGATCTTCGTCGTTCTGAATTATTAGAAAATCTTAAAATAAGAAATAAAATCACTCATTTAATAAGAATTTTTATGGAAAATAAAAATTTCTTAGATATTGAGACACCCTTTCTGACAAAATCTACACCAGAAGGAGCTCGAGACTATTTAGTTCCTAGTAGAAATTATCCAGGCAATTTTTATGCATTACCTCAATCACCACAATTATTTAAACAAATATTAATGATTTCTGGTATTGATAAATATTATCAAATAGTTAAATGTTTTCGTGATGAAGATTTACGTTCAGATCGACAACCAGAATTTACACAAATTGATATTGAAGCTTCTTTCGTAAGTTCTACTAAAATTAGAAACTTGGTAGAAACATTAATAAAAAAAATTTGGCTTAAAGTTATTAATTATAATTTAAATAAATTTCCTAAAATTTCTTTTTACGATTCTATGAAACGCTACGGATCAGATAAACCTGATTTAAGAAATCCAATGGAAATTGTTGATATTTCTGATATTGTTATTGAAGAAAAAGTTGCATCATTTTTTCAAATTAATTTAAAGAAAAAAAATAGAATAGCTTTATTATGTTTTGGTCAAGGTAATAAGATAAGTCAGAAAAAAATTGATGAATATTCTAATTATGTAAAAAAATTTGGTGCAAAAAAACTATTTTATATAAAAATAAATAAAATTGAAAATAGATTTCAAGATATTCAAAGTTCAATAAAAAATATTTTAGATAAAAATACTTTAGAAAACATTTTAAGAAAAACAAATGCAAAAAATGGAAATATTTTGTTTTTACTTGCTGATGAAGAAAAAATTGTTAACAAATCTCTTGGAATGCTACGTATAAAATTAGGTAATGATTTTATATTTTTTAAAAAAAATACTTGGAAACCTGTTTGGATTGTAGATTTTCCTATGTTTAAACAAAATTCTGATGGAAAATTTTCTTCTAATCATCATCCATTTACTGCTTTAAAAAAAAATAATCAAAATAAACTTGAAAAAAATCCGAATCTTGCTATTTCTGACAGTTATGATTTAGTTATAAATGGTTATGAAATAGGTGGAGGTTCAGTACGTATACATGATGCTAAAATACAAAAAAAAGTTTTTAACATTATTGGAATTGAAAAACAATTCCAAAGGGAAAAATTTGGTTTTTTGATAGAAGCACTAAAATATGGTCCGCCACCTCATGCAGGAATAGCTTTAGGATTAGATAGAATAGTCATGCTTTTAACAAATACTAATAATATTAGAGATGTAATAGCTTTTCCAAAAACAACGTCAGCAAATTGCCTAATGACTGACTCTCCTAGTAAATTAAAAAAATCAATTTTAAATGAGTTAGGTATAAATATATTAAAGAAATAA
- the ihfB gene encoding integration host factor subunit beta — protein sequence MTKSELFERIAERKAHISNKIIECAVKEMLEYISISLSKGKRIEIRGFGTFSLHYRSSRIGRNPKTGKKIKLNERYIPYFKPGKQLRDRANYK from the coding sequence ATGACAAAGTCAGAATTATTCGAAAGAATTGCTGAACGAAAAGCTCATATTTCAAACAAAATAATAGAATGCGCTGTAAAAGAAATGCTTGAATATATATCAATTTCGTTATCTAAGGGGAAACGAATTGAAATTCGAGGATTTGGTACTTTTTCTTTGCATTATAGATCTTCTCGTATAGGTAGAAATCCGAAAACTGGTAAAAAAATTAAGTTGAATGAGAGATATATACCTTATTTTAAACCAGGAAAACAACTACGAGATCGAGCTAATTATAAATAG
- the tpiA gene encoding triose-phosphate isomerase — protein MKKKIIAANWKLNGSIKTISYFLTFLKSQISSFLKNNIIIIAPPTVFLERVYKDINSINIHLAAQNIDVNLTGAFTGENSALMMKDIGVKYIIIGHSERRLLHNENNEIIAKKFCLVKNLNLVPILCIGETEAEKKSNKTEKILKEQLNSIFNSFGEKAFRNAVIAYEPIWSIGTGVSADPKNVQLIHKFIKNYIKKYDIVSAENLIVQYGGSVTSLNAGNFLKQPDIDGLLIGSASLKHEEFLKIIKISDSFL, from the coding sequence ATGAAAAAAAAAATTATTGCAGCTAATTGGAAATTAAATGGTAGTATAAAAACTATTTCTTATTTTTTAACTTTTTTAAAATCACAAATTTCATCTTTTTTAAAAAACAATATTATTATAATTGCACCTCCGACTGTATTTTTAGAAAGAGTATACAAAGATATAAATAGTATAAATATTCATCTTGCTGCACAAAATATAGATGTAAATCTAACAGGTGCATTTACTGGTGAGAACTCTGCTTTAATGATGAAAGATATTGGTGTTAAATATATTATTATTGGTCATTCTGAAAGACGTTTACTTCATAATGAAAACAATGAAATCATTGCGAAAAAATTTTGTTTAGTAAAAAATTTGAATTTAGTGCCTATTTTATGTATAGGTGAAACTGAAGCAGAAAAAAAATCTAACAAAACTGAAAAAATTTTAAAAGAACAATTAAATTCTATATTTAATTCTTTCGGAGAAAAAGCATTTAGAAATGCAGTTATTGCATATGAACCTATTTGGTCTATTGGAACAGGTGTTTCAGCGGATCCTAAAAATGTACAACTGATACATAAATTTATAAAAAATTATATAAAAAAATATGACATTGTCAGTGCAGAAAATTTGATTGTACAATATGGAGGTTCTGTTACTTCATTAAATGCAGGAAATTTTCTTAAACAACCTGATATTGATGGATTATTAATCGGTAGTGCATCTTTAAAACATGAAGAATTTTTAAAAATTATAAAAATATCAGATAGTTTTTTATAA
- the aroA gene encoding 3-phosphoshikimate 1-carboxyvinyltransferase — MQKFLELKPVSYINGTIYLPGSKSISNRVLLLSAMANGITCLTNLLDSQDTQYMLNALRKIGIKFFLSNNNTTCHVHGIGKAFHLSHPISLFLGNAGTAMRPLLAALSLYENNVVLSGDDRMHERPIAHLVDALKQGGATLEYKKGIGYPPVLTKGGFKGGSIMLDGSISSQFLTSLLMVAPLALQNTNIFIKGNLVSKPYIDITLNLMKSFGVNIVNDCYKSFYIKGNQKYESPGNYLVEGDASSASYFLAAAAIKGGSVKVVGVGKKSVQGDIKFADVLEKMGAIIDWGDSFIVCRHNKLEKIDLDMNHIPDAAMTIAIVALFAKGTSIIKNIYNWRVKETDRLSAMSKELKKVGAIIKEGRDCLSITPPNFFKFAEIDTYNDHRMAMCFSLICLSGISVRILNPNCISKTFPSYFENFLKISRFD, encoded by the coding sequence ATGCAAAAATTTTTGGAGTTAAAACCAGTTTCTTATATTAATGGAACGATTTATTTACCTGGTTCAAAAAGTATATCGAACAGAGTTTTACTGTTATCTGCTATGGCTAATGGTATTACTTGTTTGACAAATTTACTAGATAGTCAAGATACTCAATATATGTTAAATGCTTTAAGAAAAATTGGGATCAAATTTTTTTTATCAAATAATAATACTACTTGTCATGTCCATGGTATTGGAAAAGCTTTTCATTTATCGCATCCTATTTCATTATTTTTAGGCAATGCGGGAACAGCTATGCGACCACTTCTTGCTGCTTTATCGTTATATGAAAACAATGTTGTCTTAAGTGGAGATGACAGAATGCATGAAAGACCGATTGCACATCTTGTTGATGCTCTCAAACAAGGTGGAGCAACTCTTGAATATAAAAAAGGTATAGGATATCCTCCTGTTTTGACGAAAGGTGGGTTTAAAGGTGGTTCTATTATGCTAGATGGAAGTATTTCTAGTCAATTTTTAACATCTTTATTAATGGTTGCACCACTAGCATTACAAAATACTAATATATTTATTAAAGGAAATTTGGTTTCTAAACCTTACATTGATATCACATTAAATCTCATGAAATCTTTTGGTGTCAATATTGTAAATGATTGTTATAAATCTTTTTATATAAAAGGGAATCAAAAATATGAATCACCAGGAAATTACTTAGTTGAAGGCGATGCATCTTCAGCATCATATTTTTTAGCTGCTGCTGCTATTAAAGGTGGTTCGGTAAAAGTTGTTGGAGTTGGTAAAAAAAGCGTTCAGGGTGATATAAAATTTGCTGATGTACTTGAAAAAATGGGAGCTATTATTGATTGGGGTGATTCTTTCATTGTTTGCAGGCATAATAAATTAGAAAAAATAGATTTAGATATGAATCATATCCCTGATGCAGCAATGACTATTGCAATAGTAGCTCTTTTTGCAAAAGGAACTTCAATTATTAAAAATATATATAACTGGCGTGTTAAAGAAACTGATCGATTATCTGCAATGAGTAAAGAATTAAAAAAAGTTGGTGCAATAATTAAAGAAGGAAGAGATTGTTTATCTATTACTCCTCCTAATTTTTTCAAATTTGCAGAAATTGATACATATAATGATCATCGTATGGCTATGTGTTTTTCTCTCATATGTTTATCTGGAATAAGTGTTAGGATACTTAATCCAAATTGTATTTCTAAAACTTTTCCATCTTATTTTGAAAATTTTTTAAAGATTAGCAGATTTGATTGA
- the rpsA gene encoding 30S ribosomal protein S1, which yields MNESFAQLFEESLKEIKTRPGSIIRGTIVSIEKDIVLVDAGLKSESAIPVEQFKNAQGLLDVKVGDQIDVALDAIEDGFGETLLSREKAKRHEAWLILEQAHEKSETVIGIINGKVKGGFTVELNEIRAFLPGSLVDVRPVRDTIHLEGKELEFKVIKLDQKRNNVVVSRRAVIESENSAERDQLLESLQEGIEIKGIVKNLTDYGAFVDLGGVDGLLHITDMAWKRVKHPSEIVNVGDEINVKILKFDKERTRVSLGLKQLGEDPWIAISNRYPEGIKLSGRVTNLTDYGCFVEIEEGVEGLVHVSEMDWTNKNIHPSKVVAVNNIVDVIVLDIDEERRRISLGLKQCKINPWQEFSETHKKGIHVSGKIKSITDFGIFIGLKGGIDGLVHLSDISWKISGEEAVKNYKKGDEISAVVLQVDAERERISLGIKQLEEDPFNVYVSNHKKGAIITGIIKDFDKKTVTVKLSDGVEGNIKFSDSSRVNSEEIIKKLKIDDTILVKISNFDRKNRIINLTFHILDENNNKKDLKNKINVKSNDESFSNVMAEAFKAAQNTE from the coding sequence ATGAATGAATCTTTTGCTCAACTATTTGAAGAATCACTAAAAGAGATTAAAACTCGGCCAGGATCAATTATCAGGGGTACTATTGTTTCTATAGAAAAAGACATAGTATTGGTTGATGCAGGTCTTAAATCTGAATCAGCAATTCCAGTTGAACAATTCAAAAATGCTCAAGGACTTTTAGATGTAAAAGTTGGGGATCAAATTGATGTTGCTTTAGATGCTATTGAAGACGGATTTGGAGAAACACTTTTATCTCGAGAAAAAGCAAAACGACATGAAGCATGGTTGATACTAGAACAAGCTCATGAGAAATCAGAAACAGTTATTGGTATTATCAATGGAAAGGTAAAAGGTGGATTTACTGTAGAATTAAATGAAATACGTGCTTTCTTACCTGGTTCTTTAGTTGATGTGCGTCCTGTTAGAGACACTATTCATCTTGAAGGTAAAGAATTAGAATTTAAAGTAATAAAATTAGATCAAAAACGCAATAATGTTGTTGTTTCTAGACGAGCTGTTATTGAATCTGAAAATAGTGCTGAAAGAGATCAATTATTAGAAAGTTTACAAGAAGGTATAGAAATTAAAGGAATTGTTAAAAATTTAACAGATTATGGAGCTTTTGTGGATTTAGGTGGTGTCGATGGATTATTACATATTACTGATATGGCATGGAAAAGAGTTAAGCATCCAAGTGAAATAGTTAATGTCGGTGATGAAATAAATGTTAAAATTTTAAAATTTGATAAAGAAAGAACACGTGTCTCTTTGGGATTAAAGCAATTAGGTGAAGATCCATGGATAGCTATTTCTAATCGTTATCCAGAAGGAATTAAATTAAGTGGTCGCGTAACAAATTTAACGGATTACGGTTGTTTTGTAGAAATTGAAGAAGGAGTAGAAGGTCTTGTTCATGTATCTGAAATGGATTGGACGAATAAAAACATTCATCCTTCCAAAGTAGTTGCAGTGAATAATATAGTAGATGTTATAGTGTTAGACATTGATGAAGAACGTCGTCGTATTTCTCTTGGTTTAAAACAATGTAAAATAAATCCTTGGCAAGAATTTTCTGAAACTCACAAAAAAGGAATTCATGTTTCTGGAAAAATAAAATCTATTACAGATTTTGGTATTTTTATTGGTTTAAAAGGTGGTATTGATGGATTAGTGCATTTATCTGATATCTCTTGGAAAATATCAGGTGAAGAAGCAGTTAAAAATTATAAAAAAGGTGATGAAATATCAGCCGTAGTTTTACAAGTCGACGCTGAACGAGAACGTATTTCATTAGGAATTAAACAATTAGAAGAAGATCCCTTTAATGTATATGTTTCGAATCATAAAAAAGGTGCTATAATTACTGGAATAATAAAAGATTTTGATAAGAAAACTGTTACAGTAAAATTATCAGACGGAGTAGAAGGTAATATAAAATTTTCTGATTCTTCTCGTGTTAATTCTGAAGAAATAATAAAAAAACTAAAAATTGATGATACTATTTTAGTAAAAATATCTAATTTTGATCGGAAAAATAGAATTATTAATCTTACTTTTCATATTTTAGATGAAAATAATAATAAAAAAGATTTAAAAAATAAAATAAACGTCAAATCAAATGATGAATCCTTTTCTAACGTAATGGCTGAAGCTTTTAAAGCAGCTCAAAATACTGAATAA
- a CDS encoding MIP/aquaporin family protein yields the protein MNFCSKKKILKQCFFEFLGTGLIIFLGISSLVVSKLTNFHFNHCEISCIWGLGVFISICFCSSVSGAHLNPAITIFLFLSSQFNKKKVIPYILSQISGTFFFTFLIYLIFNNLLNSFESKYNIVRGTKKSLELASLFCVFPKENYNFIHDFILEILIGIIFIIILMKLSEKNNLFKFYKFINPFLIGTLVIIINLFLTSYSNITLNPARDLGPRIFLSLIGWGKLAFTGDDNIIFPYFLIPTIAPIIGINLGGWIYILYIKK from the coding sequence ATGAATTTTTGTAGTAAAAAAAAAATATTAAAACAATGTTTTTTTGAATTTTTAGGAACAGGTTTAATAATATTTTTAGGAATTAGTTCTCTTGTCGTATCAAAATTAACAAATTTTCATTTTAATCACTGTGAAATTAGTTGTATTTGGGGATTAGGAGTATTTATATCAATTTGTTTTTGTTCTTCAGTCTCTGGAGCGCATTTAAATCCAGCTATTACTATTTTTCTTTTTTTATCTTCTCAATTTAATAAAAAAAAAGTAATACCGTATATTCTATCTCAAATATCTGGTACTTTTTTCTTTACTTTTTTAATTTATCTTATTTTTAATAATCTATTAAATTCATTTGAGTCTAAATACAATATTGTTCGAGGAACAAAAAAAAGTCTTGAATTAGCTTCATTATTCTGCGTTTTTCCTAAAGAAAATTATAATTTTATTCATGATTTTATATTAGAAATATTAATTGGAATTATTTTTATAATTATATTGATGAAATTGAGTGAAAAAAATAATTTATTTAAATTTTATAAATTTATCAATCCCTTTTTAATAGGAACATTAGTGATAATAATTAATTTATTTTTAACTTCATATAGTAATATTACTTTAAATCCAGCTCGAGATTTAGGTCCTAGAATATTTTTAAGTTTAATAGGGTGGGGAAAATTAGCATTTACAGGCGATGATAATATCATTTTTCCTTATTTTTTAATACCCACTATTGCTCCTATTATCGGTATCAATTTAGGTGGATGGATATATATCCTTTATATAAAAAAATAG
- the trxB gene encoding thioredoxin-disulfide reductase — MELKNHKKIIILGSGPAGYTAAIYSSRANLNPLLITGINKGGQLMNTNEIENWPGDFKKITGPELMNRMHEHSLKFKTEIVYDNIISVEFKKKPFFLLGEYNKYTCDAVIIATGANPRYLGLSSENKFKGKGISTCAVCDGFFYKNKEIAVVGGGNTAIEETLYLSNFVKKIYLIHRRNNFKAEKILIDRLLKIVKTKKVILHLNSTIEDILGNNKGVTHLLIKNKNLKEKKKLKIAVSGLFVAIGYIPNTDIFTDQLKMKDGYIKIKKGTHGNYTQTNIPGVFAAGDVIDHVYRQAITSSASGCMAALDSERYLNSLS; from the coding sequence ATGGAATTAAAAAATCATAAAAAAATAATAATTTTAGGTTCAGGACCAGCAGGATACACTGCTGCTATATATAGTTCTAGAGCTAATTTAAATCCTTTATTAATTACTGGTATTAATAAAGGTGGTCAATTAATGAATACTAATGAAATTGAAAATTGGCCTGGTGATTTTAAAAAAATTACTGGTCCTGAACTAATGAATCGTATGCATGAACATTCATTAAAATTTAAAACAGAAATTGTATATGATAATATCATTTCAGTAGAATTTAAAAAAAAACCATTTTTTTTACTGGGAGAATATAATAAGTATACATGTGATGCAGTAATTATTGCTACAGGTGCAAATCCTCGTTATTTAGGATTAAGTTCAGAAAACAAATTTAAAGGAAAAGGTATTTCTACTTGTGCTGTATGTGATGGTTTTTTTTATAAAAATAAGGAAATAGCAGTAGTAGGAGGAGGGAATACAGCTATAGAAGAAACATTATATTTGTCAAATTTTGTAAAAAAAATATATTTAATTCATCGTAGAAACAATTTTAAAGCTGAAAAAATTCTAATTGATCGATTATTAAAAATTGTAAAAACTAAAAAAGTGATCCTGCATTTAAATTCAACTATAGAAGACATTTTAGGCAATAATAAAGGTGTTACGCATTTACTAATTAAAAATAAAAATTTAAAAGAAAAGAAAAAACTAAAAATTGCAGTTTCTGGATTATTTGTTGCAATTGGTTATATCCCGAATACAGATATATTTACTGATCAATTAAAAATGAAAGATGGATATATTAAAATAAAAAAAGGGACACATGGAAACTATACACAAACGAATATACCAGGTGTATTTGCAGCAGGTGATGTAATTGATCATGTATATAGACAAGCTATTACATCATCTGCTAGTGGTTGTATGGCTGCATTAGATAGCGAACGTTATCTTAATTCATTATCTTAA
- the serS gene encoding serine--tRNA ligase, with amino-acid sequence MLNPYLLRNQIDAISKKLLKKKFKLDISLISSLEKKRKKLQIKTDNLQYKHNTLSALFKKEKKIQELDENLKRTLTKSSKNLSELKIELNLLQEKIHNFSLSIPNIPSDDVPEGNSSENNKIVKYWGKKREYSFAVRDHVEIGNKLNQLDWKSSAKISGARFIVMKGNIALLHRALSQFMLDLHTIKHGYTETYVPYLVNHDSLYGTGQLPKFTDDLFHINSIDKKKYVLIPTAEVPLTNLFSNQILNETELPIMLTAHTPCFRSEASSYGRDSKGLIRLHQFDKVELVQIIQPELSMNALELLTHHAEKVLQLLELPYRKVLLCGGEMGFSATKTYDLEVWFPSQKKYREISSCSNMSDFQARRMKTRYKKKKEKSNSFVHTLNGSGLAIGRTLAAILENYQDSDGRVTIPKILQKKYMQGIEYIN; translated from the coding sequence ATGTTAAATCCTTATTTATTACGTAACCAAATAGATGCAATATCAAAAAAATTATTAAAAAAAAAATTTAAATTAGATATATCACTAATATCTTCTTTAGAAAAAAAACGGAAAAAATTGCAAATTAAAACAGACAATTTGCAATACAAGCACAATACTTTATCAGCGTTATTTAAAAAAGAAAAAAAAATTCAAGAATTAGATGAAAATTTAAAAAGAACACTTACCAAATCTAGTAAAAATTTATCTGAATTAAAAATTGAACTCAATCTATTACAAGAAAAAATTCATAATTTTTCTTTATCTATACCTAATATTCCTTCTGATGATGTTCCAGAAGGAAATTCATCAGAAAACAATAAAATTGTAAAATATTGGGGTAAAAAAAGGGAATATAGTTTTGCAGTTCGAGATCATGTAGAAATAGGAAATAAATTGAATCAATTAGATTGGAAATCTTCAGCAAAAATATCAGGTGCACGATTTATTGTTATGAAAGGAAATATAGCTCTTTTACATCGTGCATTAAGTCAATTTATGTTAGATTTACATACTATAAAGCATGGGTATACAGAAACTTATGTACCTTATTTAGTAAATCATGATTCGCTATACGGAACAGGGCAATTACCAAAATTTACTGATGATTTATTTCATATAAATTCTATTGATAAAAAAAAATATGTATTAATTCCGACAGCTGAAGTACCATTAACGAATTTGTTTTCTAATCAGATATTAAATGAAACAGAACTGCCTATTATGTTAACTGCTCATACTCCTTGTTTTCGATCTGAAGCTTCTTCTTATGGACGTGATAGTAAGGGATTAATTCGATTACATCAATTTGATAAAGTAGAACTTGTGCAAATTATACAACCTGAATTGTCTATGAATGCTTTAGAGTTGTTAACTCATCATGCAGAAAAAGTTCTACAACTTTTAGAATTACCATATAGAAAGGTACTTTTATGTGGAGGAGAAATGGGTTTTTCTGCAACTAAAACATATGATTTAGAAGTATGGTTTCCTTCTCAGAAAAAATACAGAGAAATTTCTTCGTGTTCTAATATGAGCGACTTTCAAGCTCGTCGTATGAAAACTCGTTATAAGAAAAAAAAGGAAAAAAGTAACAGTTTTGTTCATACATTAAATGGTTCAGGTTTAGCAATTGGTAGAACATTAGCTGCTATATTAGAAAATTATCAAGATAGTGATGGTCGAGTTACTATTCCAAAAATTTTACAAAAAAAATATATGCAAGGTATAGAATATATAAATTAA
- the serC gene encoding phosphoserine transaminase: protein MNLIYNFSAGPAMIPKDVLYQAKKELQNWNQIGCSIMEISHRSKEFIQVALEAEQDLRDLLNISNSYEILFCQGGARGQFAAVPMNLLGNFKETDYINSGYWSNCALIEAKKYCIPKNISVRQKKNGKSFLLKPSQWNISDNSAYIHYCPNETIDGMSIYEEPNFKNKIIVGDFSSFILSRRINIENYGLIYAGAQKNIGPSGITIILIRKDLIGYASKISPSIFNYYIISKYNSMFNTPPTFSWYLSGLVFKWLKKQGGIKKIEQLNQKKSNLLYQIIDNSNFYINDIDKRNRSQMNVVFHLYNSKLDNLFLKEAKNAGLNALKGHNVIGGMRASIYNAMPLEGVQSLAKFMLYFEKKYG from the coding sequence ATGAATTTGATTTATAATTTTAGTGCTGGACCAGCTATGATTCCAAAAGATGTTCTTTATCAAGCAAAAAAAGAACTACAAAACTGGAATCAAATAGGTTGTTCTATTATGGAAATTAGTCATCGTAGTAAAGAATTTATTCAAGTAGCTTTAGAAGCAGAACAAGATTTGAGAGATTTATTAAATATATCAAATTCATATGAAATATTATTTTGTCAAGGAGGTGCTAGAGGGCAGTTTGCTGCTGTTCCAATGAATTTATTAGGCAATTTTAAAGAAACAGATTATATTAATAGTGGATATTGGTCAAATTGTGCATTAATAGAAGCTAAAAAATATTGTATTCCTAAAAATATATCAGTTAGACAAAAAAAGAATGGAAAAAGTTTTCTGTTAAAACCTTCTCAGTGGAATATAAGTGATAATTCTGCATATATTCATTATTGCCCGAATGAAACTATAGATGGAATGTCAATTTATGAAGAACCAAATTTTAAAAATAAAATAATAGTAGGAGATTTTTCATCATTTATTTTATCTCGTAGAATTAATATTGAAAATTATGGTTTAATTTATGCAGGTGCTCAAAAAAACATCGGTCCTTCAGGTATCACAATTATTCTTATTAGGAAAGATTTAATAGGATATGCCTCTAAGATATCTCCTTCTATTTTTAATTACTACATAATATCAAAATATAATTCTATGTTTAATACACCACCTACATTTTCTTGGTATTTATCAGGATTAGTGTTTAAATGGTTAAAAAAGCAAGGTGGAATAAAAAAAATTGAACAACTAAATCAAAAAAAATCAAATTTATTATATCAAATAATTGATAATAGCAATTTTTATATTAATGATATAGATAAAAGAAATCGATCTCAAATGAATGTTGTATTCCATTTATATAATTCTAAGTTAGATAACTTATTTTTAAAAGAAGCAAAAAATGCAGGTTTAAATGCTTTGAAGGGACACAATGTCATTGGAGGAATGCGTGCTTCTATTTATAATGCTATGCCATTAGAAGGTGTTCAGTCTTTAGCAAAATTTATGTTATATTTTGAAAAAAAGTATGGATAA
- the infA gene encoding translation initiation factor IF-1: MTKEDNIEMQGIVIDTLPNTMFRVELENKHVITAHISGKMRKNYIRILTGDKVTIELTPYDLTKGRIIFRSR, translated from the coding sequence ATGACTAAAGAAGATAACATTGAAATGCAAGGAATTGTTATTGATACATTACCAAACACAATGTTTCGTGTTGAATTAGAAAATAAACATGTCATTACCGCTCATATTTCGGGAAAAATGAGAAAAAATTATATTAGAATATTAACAGGAGATAAAGTTACTATTGAGTTAACTCCCTACGATTTAACAAAGGGGCGAATTATTTTTAGAAGTCGTTAA